Proteins from a single region of Styela clava chromosome 1, kaStyClav1.hap1.2, whole genome shotgun sequence:
- the LOC120326597 gene encoding uncharacterized protein LOC120326597 isoform X2, whose amino-acid sequence MHRFELGFLLMVATILHHCSGQKQIHYDFCFVPDSPVFVKQENYIHSKWDFRVERCKSANSVSVVKITKNNLALNSSHCMGSLKIAGDEKKNTQENIHQFTNATRHMKSSPRPTIINTDTPTGVDAITRKLKKPTSSSDDFGRKFEKYFFVSTVVLGMLLIIAVSIIIVFSIRQRNYKTASTSENTEKPNTHNASFPRAQIKNDRNIYESNIVNKRIQPAIQAATSGYEIPISDDHSDAAIHFDPMRQVGYLMSNSLQQPDGSSEYEPTNLHHYYDIEY is encoded by the exons ATGCATCGATTTGAGCTTGGATTTCTACTTATGG TGGCAACAATACTTCACCACTGTAGTGGACAGAAGCAGATACACtatgatttttgttttgtacCTGATTCACCAGTATTTGTAAA ACAAGAAAATTATATACACAGTAAGTGGGATTTCAGAGTCGAACGATGCAAATCAGCAAACAGTGTATCGGTAGtaaaaattaccaaaaataatttggCACTAAACAGCAGTCATTGCATGGGATCTCTGAAAATTGCAG GTGATGAGAAAAAAAATACCCAAGAAAACATTCATCAGTTCACAAATGCAACAAGACACATGAAAAGTAGCCCTCGACCAACAATCATTAACACCGATACGCCAACTGGAGTGGATGCGATAACAAGGAAATTAAAAAAACCAACTAGTAGTAGCGACGACTTTGGCAGAAAATTCGAGAAATACTTTTTCGTCTCTACTGTTGTACTTGGCATGCTTCTCATTATAGCAGTTAGCATCATTATTGTTTTTTCTATCAG ACAGCGAAACTACAAGACAGCTTCAACTTCCGAGAACACTGAAAAACCAAATACACATAACGCAAGTTTTCCAAGAGCTCAGATTAAAAATGATCGAAACATTTATGAGAGCAATATCGTTAATAAACGAATACAACCAGCTATACAAGCCGCGACCTCTGGATACGAAATACCTATTTCAGACGATCATTCTGACGCTGCTATACATTTCGATCCAATGCGTCAAGTGGGATACTTGATGAGCAATTCATTGCAACAACCTGATGGATCATCTGAATACGAACCGACAAATTTACACCATTattatgacattgaatattaa
- the LOC120326597 gene encoding uncharacterized protein LOC120326597 isoform X1 produces MHRFELGFLLMVATILHHCSGQKQIHYDFCFVPDSPVFVKQENYIHSKWDFRVERCKSANSVSVVKITKNNLALNSSHCMGSLKIAVGSINTELCYSQPNDCFLFTSKNVTNEFITDGCGRIFPRIEDKLYPITLTYKTENGFSDQLQYFTVGSMTYEKINKTGDEKKNTQENIHQFTNATRHMKSSPRPTIINTDTPTGVDAITRKLKKPTSSSDDFGRKFEKYFFVSTVVLGMLLIIAVSIIIVFSIRQRNYKTASTSENTEKPNTHNASFPRAQIKNDRNIYESNIVNKRIQPAIQAATSGYEIPISDDHSDAAIHFDPMRQVGYLMSNSLQQPDGSSEYEPTNLHHYYDIEY; encoded by the exons ATGCATCGATTTGAGCTTGGATTTCTACTTATGG TGGCAACAATACTTCACCACTGTAGTGGACAGAAGCAGATACACtatgatttttgttttgtacCTGATTCACCAGTATTTGTAAA ACAAGAAAATTATATACACAGTAAGTGGGATTTCAGAGTCGAACGATGCAAATCAGCAAACAGTGTATCGGTAGtaaaaattaccaaaaataatttggCACTAAACAGCAGTCATTGCATGGGATCTCTGAAAATTGCAG TTGGATCAATCAACACAGAACTCTGTTATTCCCAACCAAACGACTGTTTTCTTTTTACTTCGAAAAATGTGACTAATGAATTTATTACCGATGGATGTGGTAGGATATTTCCTCGTATTGAAGATAAGCTATATCCAATAACTCTGACATATAAGACTGAGAATGGTTTCTCTGACCAACTGCAATATTTTACTGTTGGGTCGATGACATACGAGAAGATTAACAAAACAG GTGATGAGAAAAAAAATACCCAAGAAAACATTCATCAGTTCACAAATGCAACAAGACACATGAAAAGTAGCCCTCGACCAACAATCATTAACACCGATACGCCAACTGGAGTGGATGCGATAACAAGGAAATTAAAAAAACCAACTAGTAGTAGCGACGACTTTGGCAGAAAATTCGAGAAATACTTTTTCGTCTCTACTGTTGTACTTGGCATGCTTCTCATTATAGCAGTTAGCATCATTATTGTTTTTTCTATCAG ACAGCGAAACTACAAGACAGCTTCAACTTCCGAGAACACTGAAAAACCAAATACACATAACGCAAGTTTTCCAAGAGCTCAGATTAAAAATGATCGAAACATTTATGAGAGCAATATCGTTAATAAACGAATACAACCAGCTATACAAGCCGCGACCTCTGGATACGAAATACCTATTTCAGACGATCATTCTGACGCTGCTATACATTTCGATCCAATGCGTCAAGTGGGATACTTGATGAGCAATTCATTGCAACAACCTGATGGATCATCTGAATACGAACCGACAAATTTACACCATTattatgacattgaatattaa